The following DNA comes from Eretmochelys imbricata isolate rEreImb1 chromosome 18, rEreImb1.hap1, whole genome shotgun sequence.
CCTTTCTGTACTGTTGCAAGTATTTCTCAGAGGCCCTTTTGGGTTCTGTAATTAAAAAGCTTTACAGGTTGCTTATTTTATCACCATGAAAATAGATATTTTGAACTCATTGACTTTGCTCAGAGGTGAATTTGCAACCACCTGCCTCCTCCTATTATGGCAGACATCAGTAGCTTggaacagaaaataaatgttgAATGAAGACAGAAGCTGTCAAGTAATTTAGGTCCACAATTTTTCTACTCTAAAATTGTTATAATCTGATGGTGAATGTTTTCTGAACTCTAAATATCTTGCTTTTTATCCACCACTctgagaaatgaaaacaaataataaacagtGGCTTTCTATTACTCTGTGGTATTTCTCTTTGCTGTTGTTCTCACATCTTTGCTGATATCCAGACAAAGAAAGGATCATCTTGTTTCTTACAAAGCACAACAAGACtaggggaagggagcaggtaTTACCAAATGGAAAAGGATAAACTTCTATGGAAGTTGCTTTTAAACTTCAACAAACCAATAAGTAGCTATACAAGCTAACCCCCCCAACCACACACAATACCCTGGACATTTTCCTGTTAAAGGGGCTGTATGTAATGTTTGAGGGGATGGGTGGAAGAGAAGTTGGGatcttaactttttaaatttagcatgtttttgttctgaaaagtgactctgtatGTGGAATCATaggattttctgttttttctcaatTACTTCAGATTATACTTGCTGGCTTTACTAGTTAAAATGTCTCTTCTAATTGTGATCATAGCAAATTAGATCTGAGATCTGAAAGTCAACCTGGTTTCATCCAGTCTTTCTCATACTCACCCATAATAATGTATCTGCCCCTGTAATTTAATTACCAAATTCGCATTTATTCAAAGAACTGTGGAAGGGCTGTTACATCTGATCTAGTCACAGTATATTCATGAGAAAGTGGCACTTCAGGTGTAGTTACCAAACTGAAATGGCATACCAAACTGATATACAAAATGTCCTTACAGCCTGTATTCTGAAATTGTTATATTACGTGAAAATGTAATAGCTCTTATAATTCTAACTACTTCTTTCTCTTTCTATCCATGTATAGAGAATAGTGATAAAGAAACtacctcactggaaatgccatcTTTACCATCTTCTGATGGATTTAAAAGTCCAGTCCATTCTTCAGGACTAAGTTCCAAGATCTGTAATCCCACAAATCAATTACTTGATCGCTCCGTCTCTGCCCCTGCTTCAATTTGCTCACACAAATCTAGTCTAGCAGAGATAATTGATTCTACAGCTGTGAAGTCTTTGGAGTCACCAGCTGAATGCCAGCTAGCTCCAGACCCTCTTCTGTTACAGAATCTTTCTGATCATGCTGCTCATTCAGCACACAATGACCATGCTATCCAGACTGGAGCAGTAGCCTGTCATAGTCCAACTATACCTTCACAGAATACACTTGAAAAAACAGTGGCTGCTGACAGTCTAAAGAAATATAATGCTAAAGAACTAGCCCATGGTCTGGAATCTCCTATGGAAGTGACAAGAGAAAGCAGTTTGTCTGACACCACCAGCAAGCGTGGGCAGCAGGCGGTTCTAGATGTATCATTGCCTTCAGAACCGCTGGAACTGAACCAAATGAATGAGTTTCctttggatcttcagacatacaAAGAACCAGTGAGTGAACGATGTTTGGATAAACAGAATGAACCAATCGAGCCAGAATATCCTTGTAATGTCAGTGGCCTTGAGTTACCTGCTGTGGGGGAGCAAGGCCTTACGAACATCCAGCCGGAATCACCCGTTGACTCTCTTGCTGAGAGAAGAGAAAGTGGCCTGGAGAAGATAGAGCTATCGTGTAGAAACGACAATATCCCAATGTCCGCATCCTGTGGCTGTACACATACAGAAATCTTCATGGAAACAGATGTAGCTGAGCAGTCTGTAATCACAGGGCATAACTTGTCAAGGAAACAGAACGCTCAAGCGAAGAAGATTGGTGGATCTTGTCTGAATGTAGATTGTTCTTTGATGCAAATAGAGTCATCAAAGCATGACTCCTCCTTCTCTGTATTTTCGAGTAACCCAGTTTCCACTAGTGATTTACTGCAGCCTGAAACCAATGTTGAAATGACTGCAATATGTACTGAGTTACCTAATTTATCAGCTGAAGATAGCTCTTCCTCACCTGACATTCATCAGGTGAACGGTGATACAGCAGCATCCACTGAAGAGCCATGTTTATCTTTAACAGCAGCATTGAAGGAGCTTCATGAACTTTTGGTTATAAATAGTAAAGGAAATTCTGTCATTTTTATGTCTGAAGAAGACACTGGTCAGCCAGAAACTATTCTTGAAGAGCAAATGGAATGCAAGGAGCTTTCTGATGATGAACGTGAAAGTGTGGATCCAGAGAGTGGGGATCTAAATAGCTCCTTTCATACGGTGATGCCTGAACATGCGAACCCTGAGGGGCTAGCAGGGGCACCATCTTATGCTATGGGAATAGAAAATGCTAGCATCAAGGTTTTAACTAGCAGCCAGTCAATTGTTGAAAAAGATGCTCTAGAGATACAGAAGTCCTCGAGTAAGAGTAATTCTGTCATTCTGAGCTCGGTTGCAACATTTGATCAACTACAGAGTACTGAGCCGGCAGAAATTTTACCTGAACGTTTAGTAAATGACCAAGTTCCAGCCAGTCAGACTTTAGAGCTGGACAGATCACGTTCACCTGAGCTCACGGTGGAGGAAGATGTTCCTAAGGATGCTCAGAGCCTGTTAACAGAAGTGTCTGAAATAACTGACAGTTCCTCAAATCCTGAAGATCCAAGGCCACCCTGTGGACTTGTTGAGCCATTGCTCTGCCCTCCAGTCAGTGATCTGGAACTGCACTCCAGACTTCCTCCGCTGCCTGTTTTCCCTGCAGCCGACATTAGTCAGATTCTGTGCGCTGGCTTTACTGTGCGGGAAGCTCTTGAAGCTTTGGAGCAAGCTGGTGGAAATGCAAACCTTGCTCTTCTCTTTTTATTAGCCAAGAATATTGTAGTTCCTACATGACCATGGAAAAGATGGCGTGACTGCTCCATCGTCCTTTTAAAGAACATATCTAAATTATATAGAGTAAGCTGCAAGCCGAATGttgtcagattttttaaaaaaaattatttttagccAAAGTAATTTATGatctcttgtgtgtgtgtgtcatgcgTTAAATTTGggccttttaaaagaaaagtcttGGCATTGTGTAAACACATTAGCTTTGAATTTTCCTTAAGATGGTGCATACTggaataaaattgtttttatttaattgtatGATTTTAGAATGAGCTCCGATATTATGAATAAAAAGCAGAAGCCATTGAGAAAACCACCACCCCATTCAGGTAAAAGCAGATTGCGAAATGAACTGAATGTGCATGTACATGCATCCCCAAGGCAGTGCAGAGCATGTGCTGTTATAGGAGAGGCACACAAGCTATGAATTCAATATGGTACAAACTGAAACAAAGTTTGTCAATTAAGCTGTTTGGAATTGTACCAGTGATCACACTACTGTGCTTTATAATCTGATATTAATCTGATGCTGATGAAGAATTGTAGCAGCTACTAGAGGTATGTCAATGCTCACAGGGTTCCGGATCCAAAAAGGTTTTGCAGGGATGTTCAAAGCTTTCACATTTTTGTGCATTGAAAGCTGATGCCTAGATTCCCAAAATGTATTCTGCTATTGGGCCAGCGTGTTAAAGTTTacatggtggggcagggggaggagggaggtaaaatTTGGTGCTACCAAAAATAAGAGACAAGGCAAATAATCTAAAGATATCCTGGGGTTAATCTTTTATTTCATTTCCCCTAATGAAGGATATTTGATCCCTTTATAGATTTGCCCATATCTTCCTCCACAcagaagggaggggtggggggaagccttCTTAAGAAGAtaccttttaatttgttttgttaaaCAATTTCTTAATTGCATCTGTTGCTATGGCTTTTCTCCTTTTGCTTCAGTCCCCTACAAAGGTATATACTGTAACTGTTAAGAGAATGGATTCTCTATGCACTGAGTAGGGATGTATAATTAAAGGATTGAAGAAATTTGCTTTGCACTAGTTTATCTCAATGATTGGGGGTGATCAATCGCtcagccctttttaaaatgaaaacgcAAAGGCTATGATATTCACTGCAGAAATCTTCACTGCAAAAACTCATAGTGGATCGCAGTTTAGTACCATGTGATAGGTGAAGACACTCCACGTAAAGCAACTTGAAACTAGGGCACTGATCTGGCTTCTGTATTACAACCATGGAAGCCTTTCAGGAGGTTCTCATCAAGAACTGTCTTTTTAGGACCTGCAGAGACTGTGCTCAGGAAAGCCTGATTCCAGGGAATCAGGTGCTTTCATGGGAATGAACGACTCTTTCTTCTGCTTTATGGAGGTTCATGACACTgttgaggaggggaagagggaaaagcaTGATAAAATGTGATACCAAATTGTGAGTAGAAACCTTAATCCTGTCCCATTTGCAAATCTCTGAAGTGGCTTCACCTAAAATGTAATCTCTGACTTCCTGCTTGAGACAAATAAACTGAAGTCGTGAGTCCACAGTGACTGAGAATCCATTTTCTCAGCACATTATGTACATTGGGtttgtctggggctctgaacttgTCCCTGTTTTTTCTTGCTTAGAATATTTGCTTATGTGCATTTGGGGGCTTTCAGGGGAGTGATTTATAAACCACATATATTCAGTCAGATATATAGACTTGTGGGAGTCCCTGATGGCAGTGAGggataacttgattttttttttccagtgggtaATGTAGTCAAGAATAGCTTTGAGGAGTCCTGTGAACACCCCATAGAGCTTTCACAAGAATTGTGACCATAGAACCTAGGAAACATCAAATGATTTCTTTTAAACCTTGCTCAAGGCTTCTTGAGGAAATACTGGTGTTTCAGGATTTTTACCAAGCACTAAAGCCTTGATAAGAAGCAGGTGGTGGCAATAAGCACCTTATGAAGTATTCTACAGTGAGCAGTACCCGGGTGGTAAGCTGTAGTGTCTTGGGTCATTATTGTAGAATTGACTTATAAGAACCCTTTCTAAAGGGCCTTTGGAAATGAGATGTACTATCATATCCTAGAACATCTCTGGTCAAATGGAACTGCTGTGGGAATTTgaggggaagttctatggccagtgtcatacaggaggtcagatcagatgatcacaatggtcccttctgaccttggaatctatgaagctaTCCCTATTTGCCTCTGCTTCAGCTCGCTACAAACAGTAGCTAATAGTAAAGCTCCTTTCTTTCccatctagactgttctcagtccAAACAGCCAGGCTCTGCTCCTAGGTATGctcttgcagcaccatggacttCATTGGGAGCTTCTTGGGGAAGATGCTTAGCTGGTATAAGCTGTCATAGCTCAGTTGAAGACGCAAGCCGAGGGTCTGCCCTTAGAGCTGAACTTGCTGCCCTTGGCACACAGCTTGATTTACTGCCCACTGTTTAAAACACCAGATGTTAGTCATCTGATGTTACAATACCCGTGTCCGATTTACATGTTAACTTTTTTAGAAGCAATTGCTAATAGCTAAATGATGGTATGGCTGCTTTGCACAGGCCGGGTGAAGGTTCTAGTTTTATGGCCATAGTGAGTTACAGATTGCACCTGCACAATTTATGCTAATGAAACTTTAGAGCATCAGCCAGTTTGCTTTGatagttttattttttctgtcATATACCCTAGTCTTTAAATTTTTACGTTTTTGAACTCTGCCCATGCTTTACAGAAAATAAACGCAAATCAGTACTGCTAAAATTTCCTGTGTCACTTTCTCTAAATGGCTGGAAACAGAGGCGTGACCCCAAAACTGTAAAATAGCTGCAAATATTACCTAAAATCCATCTAAACCTGGTGCGTTTAAGGTCTGTATTATATGGAACTGCTTTGAGTGAGCTATGCAATTGGATTAAATTAGAGAATAAACAGAACTGAATAATTTTGTCTCAAGGAAAAAGATTCaataaacaaaattataaaaCTTGAAAAAAGTTTGATTCTAAAACAATTTACTTGAATCTTCTTAATCCAGTAGAAAGCATAGGGTTGTTTTTCCTTAGAGTGCTACCTAAGAACTGTTGTCTTCTGTTTTAATGTGTAGCACCTGTCCTTTTGCAATGCAGTACTCTACCTCTGTACAAAGTGATGTGGAATCACTGTTGGATGACAGTGATAGGAGAGACTGCATATATTTTGTCTTCAGAGGAGAGATTTTGcctctttccccttcttcccccccccccccccccgccctccaaaaaaaaaaaagaggtcagTGGCGTTCAGGCTTGATTTTTTTACAATGCAGATGACTTTCCTCCCCCAAACTCTTGAAGAGGGGATTAGAATCCACCCTGTTGAAACCAAATAGCACAAATTAAGTATTTTGTTTGAGGATTGAAGCATCATTTCTAATTAACATTGCATACATCAGACAGAACACATGACTGCAGTGTAACTGTACAGTCAACTTTATGATCAAATCTGAGTTCATCAGAAGCTAACGAGGATGGGTATGAATATACTGAGAACTAGCTGGTTCTGGGAGCTGGAGTGGAAGGCAAGATGAAAAGGAGCAATGGCAAGGCTGGAgagcattttcttttttgtctggtAATCCTTTGACTGTCTCTTAATTCTTGCCAAGAAGTGGACCCATCTCGGGCTGGTATTTTCCAAAAGTCTGTGTTCAGTGTTGTTCATTGGCCTTTATCCATTGCCAAATTGCAATTAAGCACTTGTTGATAGTTTCAGTAGAGGCACCAAAGATTGAATGGGCCTTGTAAACTACTCCCTGCATCGAAAGGGAATGTTTCCAGATTCACTGCATTTATTTAGTGCCTTAAATCAAAGGGTCTTAAAACTCTGCAAATAACTGAGTTAAATCTTGTGACACCCTGGTGAGGGAGGGAAACGTTTTCCCTATTTTACATATAAGAAAA
Coding sequences within:
- the DDI2 gene encoding protein DDI1 homolog 2 isoform X1; this encodes MLLTVFCLRRDRSELTFSLQVDADFELQNFRALCELESGIPAAESQIVYAERPLTDNHRSLASYGLKDGDVVILRQKENAEPRPPVQFPGLPRIDFSSITVPGTSAQLQPQQPPAQHPRPSPPGTPPSLQGLDNPTLLRDMLLANPHELSLLKERNPPLAEALLSGDLEKFTRVLVEQQQDRARREQERIRLFSADPFDLEAQAKIEEDIRQQNIEENMTIAMEEAPESFGQVVMLYINCKVNGHPVKAFVDSGAQMTIMSQACAERCNIMRLVDRRWAGIAKGVGTQKIIGRVHLAQVQIEGDFLPCSFSILEEQPMDMLLGLDMLKRHQCSIDLKKNVLVIGTTGSQTTFLPEGELPECARLAYGPGREDMRPEEIADQELAEALQKSVEEAENSDKETTSLEMPSLPSSDGFKSPVHSSGLSSKICNPTNQLLDRSVSAPASICSHKSSLAEIIDSTAVKSLESPAECQLAPDPLLLQNLSDHAAHSAHNDHAIQTGAVACHSPTIPSQNTLEKTVAADSLKKYNAKELAHGLESPMEVTRESSLSDTTSKRGQQAVLDVSLPSEPLELNQMNEFPLDLQTYKEPVSERCLDKQNEPIEPEYPCNVSGLELPAVGEQGLTNIQPESPVDSLAERRESGLEKIELSCRNDNIPMSASCGCTHTEIFMETDVAEQSVITGHNLSRKQNAQAKKIGGSCLNVDCSLMQIESSKHDSSFSVFSSNPVSTSDLLQPETNVEMTAICTELPNLSAEDSSSSPDIHQVNGDTAASTEEPCLSLTAALKELHELLVINSKGNSVIFMSEEDTGQPETILEEQMECKELSDDERESVDPESGDLNSSFHTVMPEHANPEGLAGAPSYAMGIENASIKVLTSSQSIVEKDALEIQKSSSKSNSVILSSVATFDQLQSTEPAEILPERLVNDQVPASQTLELDRSRSPELTVEEDVPKDAQSLLTEVSEITDSSSNPEDPRPPCGLVEPLLCPPVSDLELHSRLPPLPVFPAADISQILCAGFTVREALEALEQAGGNANLALLFLLAKNIVVPT
- the DDI2 gene encoding protein DDI1 homolog 2 isoform X2; this translates as MPSLPSSDGFKSPVHSSGLSSKICNPTNQLLDRSVSAPASICSHKSSLAEIIDSTAVKSLESPAECQLAPDPLLLQNLSDHAAHSAHNDHAIQTGAVACHSPTIPSQNTLEKTVAADSLKKYNAKELAHGLESPMEVTRESSLSDTTSKRGQQAVLDVSLPSEPLELNQMNEFPLDLQTYKEPVSERCLDKQNEPIEPEYPCNVSGLELPAVGEQGLTNIQPESPVDSLAERRESGLEKIELSCRNDNIPMSASCGCTHTEIFMETDVAEQSVITGHNLSRKQNAQAKKIGGSCLNVDCSLMQIESSKHDSSFSVFSSNPVSTSDLLQPETNVEMTAICTELPNLSAEDSSSSPDIHQVNGDTAASTEEPCLSLTAALKELHELLVINSKGNSVIFMSEEDTGQPETILEEQMECKELSDDERESVDPESGDLNSSFHTVMPEHANPEGLAGAPSYAMGIENASIKVLTSSQSIVEKDALEIQKSSSKSNSVILSSVATFDQLQSTEPAEILPERLVNDQVPASQTLELDRSRSPELTVEEDVPKDAQSLLTEVSEITDSSSNPEDPRPPCGLVEPLLCPPVSDLELHSRLPPLPVFPAADISQILCAGFTVREALEALEQAGGNANLALLFLLAKNIVVPT